Proteins encoded within one genomic window of Apis mellifera strain DH4 linkage group LG1, Amel_HAv3.1, whole genome shotgun sequence:
- the LOC409189 gene encoding growth hormone-inducible transmembrane protein, which translates to MMLARVCRSSISPNLVNLLKTPINSKPFIPRIQSTRLFANDGRSTFARSTRKSTSLSEQAMAPAGETAFTIGKGVVAGGAVIGLGSLCYYGLGLSPSMGAIDYAKLWPQYVKDRIKTTYMYLGASIITSAATAAMCIRSPTVMSLIMRQGWLAMFVSLASVWGSGILLQSIPYKEGFGAKQIAWLIHTGTIGAFLAPLYLFGGPLVLRAAWYTAGVVGGLSVVAICAPNEKFLNMGGPLAIGLGLVFASSVGTIFLPPTTALGSGLYSISLYGGLVLFSMLLLYDTQKIIKQAENYPAYNQLARPYDPVNNAISVYMDVVNIFLRILTILVNGGNRRKN; encoded by the exons ATGATGCTCGCTAGAGTATGTCGAAGCAGTATTTCACCAAATTTAGTTAATTTACTGAAAACTCCAATTAATTCGAAACCTTTTATTCCGAGAATTCAATCTACAAGATTATTTGCTAACGATGGACGAAGCACATTTGCAAGATCTACTCGTAAATCAACTTCTCTTTCAGAACAAGCAATGGCACCTGCGGGAGAAACAg CATTTACTATTGGAAAAGGAGTTGTTGCTGGTGGTGCTGTAATAGGATTAGGTTCCTTATGTTATTATGGTTTGGGTTTGTCGCCATCCATGGGAGCTATAGATTAtgcaaa ATTATGGCCTCAATATGTAAAGGATAGAATTAAGACTACATATATGTACCTTGGTGCATCTATAATAACTAGTGCTGCAACTGCAGCAATGTGTATACGTTCACCAACTGTTATGAGTTTAATAATGCGTCAAGGATGGCTTGCCATGTTTGTATCTTTAGCATCTGTTTGGGGTAGTGGAATATTGCTACAGTCTATTCCATATAAAGAAGGTTTTGGTGCAAAACAAATAGCATGGTTAATTCATACTGGCACTATTGGTGCATTTCTTGCACCTCTCTACTTATTTGGAGGACCATTGGTACTTAGAGCTGCATGGTATACTGCTGGTGTAGTTGGTGGTTTATCAGTAGTAGCAATTTGTGCACCAAATGAAAAGTTTTTGAATATGGGAGGTCCATTAGCAATTGGTTTGGGACTTGTATTTGCAAGTAGTGTTGGTACAATATTTTTGCCACCTACAACAGCTCTTGGATCTGGCTTATATTCAATATCCTTATATGGTGGTTTGGTGCTATTTTCAATGCTTCTTTTGTATGAtactcaaaaaattattaaacaagcAGAAAATTACCCAGCTTATAATCAACTTGCAAGGCCATATGATCCAGTTAATaa tgcAATTTCAGTTTATATGGAtgtagtaaatatttttctaagaatTCTTACAATATTAGTGAATGGAGgaaacagaagaaaaaattaa
- the LOC411753 gene encoding TBC1 domain family member 25: protein MHKIACISTSKMFGCPREAVRVKVKKCETRHQPEYRKFSVDPQITSIEVLQSILIKAFDIKGEFTVSYRAIDDYGSETYLFLLSDWDLDAAFISASEPYLYLQVNLKPFGETGDCECYWEQNAQEVSTRQETGFPYKTPKLPGLIMNKMERTLNMVQRALGNLSEESSHQQSAQPPRPPLTDAEFRRFLDPIGQVIHPKELRAVIYFGGIEPSLRKVVWKHILNVYPEGMSGRERMDYMKKKSQEYQNLRERWKTLVQKGQNVGDLAYVTSMVRKDVLRTDRHHKFYGGSDDNQNTASLFNILTTYALNHPSVSYCQGMSDLASPLLVTMRDEAQAYICLCALMRRLKDNFMLDGIAMTTKFAHLAEGLQHYDPDFYAYLKSHQADDLLFCYRWLLLEMKREFALDDALRMLEVLWAALPASPPNGELNLAEVPFPPPSPPPSPNVKHIRENAYTKVCAIRRQSSSASIATAGKRKTLNTEDPSLQSSSETNGDSKRSSSPYETFSEPENDLTTAKNRRNTESTEKCLSTDSLSGKSKRVNLLELKERLSLPSKDQIKNNEQNDGEKKCARVVKNLNEFLNFTSLNRSKITPSDAEPELRRVSSESGVIRVLRDEPSSPDDPTDFFPMTTSMTRELRLELESLDRQVFGPSPPSDQQCDCVLSKRESELVDSETDTELARCSPAADVFVWENPLHTLQQKNHPATPDEQAELEYDGEILEDQNGVKSVTPIRLLKRTTRSESASDSEEAESWHQNATIQESPIKQSIQEHCEEATELTNLIPAGTCEDQLGESSLPPPHEFGGGNPFLMFLCITLLLQHRDFVMRNQMDYNEMAMHFDKMVRRHNVIRVLNQARQLFAGYLRRHSSSSLAAKSDSVNV from the exons agaATTTACAGTTTCATATCGAGCAATAGATGATTATGGATcagaaacatatttatttttgctttctGATTGGGATTTGGATGCAGCATTTATTag cGCCTCTGaaccatatttatatttgcaagtCAACTTAAAACCATTTGGAGAGACAGGTGATTGTGAGTGCTACTGGGAACAGAATGCACAGGAAGTATCGACTCGGCAAGAAACCGGGTTTCCATATAAGACACCCAAGTTACCAGGTCTTATAATGAATAAG ATGGAAAGAACATTAAATATGGTTCAACGTGCTTTGGGTAATTTAAGTGAAGAATCATCGCATCAACAAAGTGCTCAACCACCACGACCACCATTGACAGATGCTGAGTTTCGAAGATTTTTGGATCCTATTGGACAAGTAATACATCCTAAAGAACTAAGAGCCGTGATATACTTTGGTGGAATTGAACCTAGTTTACGAAAAGTAGTTtggaaacatattttaaatgtatatccCGAAGGCATGTCCGGTCGCGAAAGAATGGACTACATGAAGAAAAAATCACAAGAATATCAAAATCTTCGAGAAAGATGGAAAACGCTAGTGCAAAAAGGACAAAATGTTGGAGATTTGGCATATGTAACAAGTATGGTACGGAAAGATGTTTTAAGAACAGATAgacatcataaattttatggtGGTTCTGATGATAATCAAAATACAGCCagtctttttaatattctgacaACGTATGCCTTAAATCATCCGAGCGTTAGTTATTGTCAAGGTATGAGCGATTTGGCTTCACCTTTATTGGTTACTATGAGAGACGAAGCACAAGCATATATATGCTTGTGCGCTCTTATGAgaagattaaaagataatttcatgCTTGATGGAATTGCAATGACTACGAAATTTGCTCACTTAGCCGAAG GTTTGCAACATTATGATCCAGACTTTTATGCTTATCTAAAATCTCATCAAGCGGATGATTTATTGTTTTGTTACCGATGGcttttattagaaatgaaGCGTGAATTTGCTTTGGATGATGCTTTAAGAATGCTTGAAGTTTTATGGGCTGCTTTGCCAGCATCACCGCCAAACGGAGAACTTAATTTAGCTGAAGTACCTTTTCCTCCACCTTCACCACCTCCAAGTCCAAATGTGAAACACATTCGTGAAAATGCATATACAAAAGTTTGTGCTATCAGACGACAAAGTTCTTCTGCAAGTATTGCTACTGCtggtaaaagaaaaactttaaatacgGAGGATCCATCTTTGCAAAGCTCCTCAGAAACAAACGGTGACTCAAAAAG ATCGAGCTCTCCTTACGAGACGTTTTCTGAACCAGAGAATGATTTGACGACagcgaaaaatcgaagaaacacAGAATCTACGGAAAAGTGCCTAAGTACAGATTCTTTGTCTGGTAAATCTAAACGTGTAAATTTGCtggaattgaaagaaagattgtCGTTACCTAGTAaagatcaaattaaaaataacgaacAAAATGATGGCGAAAAGAAATGTGCTCGAGTAGTAAAAAAtctgaatgaatttttaaattttacaagtcTCAATCGTAGTAAAATAACACCAAGTGATGCTGAACCAGAATTGAG acgTGTTTCGAGCGAAAGCGGAGTAATTAGAGTTTTAAGAGATGAACCTAGTTCTCCGGATGATCCAacagatttttttccaatgaCTACTTCTATGACTAGAGAATTAAGACTGGAATTAGAATCACTCGATCGACAAGTTTTCGGACCATCACCGCCAAGCGATCAACAGTGTGATTGTGTTCTTTCTAAAAGAGAAAGTGAATTAGTTGATAGTGAAACAGATACGGAATTAGCAAGATGTAGTCCAGCTGCTGATGTATTTGTATGGGAGAATCCTTTACATACATTACAACAAAAAAATCATCCAGCTACTCCCGATGAACAAGCGGAACTTGAATATGATGGTGAAATATTAGAAGATCAAAATGGTGTTAAATCTGTTACCCCAATTAGATTACTTAAACGTACTACaag GTCTGAATCTGCTTCGGATAGTGAAGAGGCAGAAAGTTGGCATCAAAATGCAACGATACAAGAAAGTCCAATAAAACAATCAATACAAGAACACTGTGAAGAAGCTACAGAGCTTACAAATCTTATTCCTGCAGGAACTTGTGAAGATCAATTGGGAGAAAGTTCACTACCTCCACCTCATGAATTTGGTGGTGGTAATCCATTTCTTATGTTTTTGTGTATTACTCTATTATTACAACATAGAGATTTTGTTATGCGTAATCAAATGGATTATAACGAAATGGCAATGCATTTCGATAAAATGGTTCGACGACATAATGTTATTCGAGTGCTCAATCAAGCGAGACAATTATTCGCTGGTTATCTTAGAAGGCATTCTTCATCATCATTAGCTGCGAAATCAGATTCTGTAAATGTGTAA